The Camelina sativa cultivar DH55 chromosome 14, Cs, whole genome shotgun sequence genome includes a window with the following:
- the LOC109124467 gene encoding tip elongation aberrant protein 1-like isoform X2 has translation MRWERVRQQQQQVGLGQSYSGPVKRWGHTCNAIKGGSFLYVFGGYGRDNCQTNQVHVFDAAKQVWTQPIINGTPPTPRDSHSCTTVGDNLFVFGGTDGIKPLNDLHILDTSSHTWRCPSVRGEGPEAREGHSATLVGKRLFVFGGCGKSSDINDEIYYNDLYVLNTETFVWKRAVTMGNPPSARDSHSCSSWKNKIVVIGGEDGHDYYLSDVHILDTDTLIWKELNTSGQLLTPRAGHVSVSLGRTFFVFGGFTDAQNLYDDLYVLDVETCVWSKVLTMGEGPSARFSSAGACLDPHKAGFLVIVGGCNKNLEALDDMFYLHTGLGYDARFDQNVGRLSLKKQLKMKCQEQSNASSLYDQSLVRINVDHQGRGNFGVNSGQFNEGKMMFQARITENYQVGYTIETMIDGKLLRGVLFSNKHSSVLATDQSFSRKRPAMSNGDQDNRSKISRTLIQDQADAMETKVSPSNGLEAGIDNISNPPDVTVNTLAVAPHATEMAIVSFDAKNQVATQPDMGTVDTAPSSVPQADEASLESRNAITIEDRVIKTGPGES, from the exons ATGAGGTGGGAAAGGGTCcgacaacaacagcaacaagtGGGTCTCGGTCAGTCTTATTCCGGGCCCGTTAAGAGGTGGGGGCACACATGTAACGCCATTAAAGGAGGTAGCTTTCTCTACGTTTTCGGTGGCTATGGCAGAGATAATTGCCAAACCAATCAAGTCCATGTTTTCGA TGCAGCAAAGCAGGTATGGACTCAGCCAATTATCAATGGCACACCTCCTACTCCTAGGGACAGTCACAGCTGTACAACCGTCGGAGACaacttgtttgtgtttggtggtACTGATGGAATAAAACCTCTCAACGATTTGCACATTCTAGATACTT CTTCACATACTTGGAGATGCCCGAGTGTTAGGGGAGAGGGACCTGAGGCAAGAGAAGGTCATAGCGCTACGTTGGTTGGTAAAAGGCTGTTTGTCTTTGGTGGCTGTGGGAAATCTTCTGATATTAATGACGAAATCTATTATAATGACCTTTACGTACTTAATACAG AGACTTTTGTGTGGAAACGTGCTGTTACAATGGGGAATCCTCCATCTGCGCGGGATAGCCACTCTTGCTCATcgtggaaaaacaaaattgttgtaATAGGTGGTGAAGATGGACATGACTACTATCTGTCTGATGTTCATATCCTTGATACAG ATACACTCATATGGAAGGAGCTGAATACTTCAGGGCAGTTGTTGACACCTCGAGCTGGTCATGTTTCTGTTTCACTTGGGAGGACCTTTTTTGTGTTTGGAGGGTTTACGGATGCTCAGAATCTTTACGATGACCTCTATGTGCTTGATGTCG AGACGTGTGTATGGTCCAAGGTCCTCACCATGGGAGAAGGTCCATCTGCTAGGTTCTCTTCTGCAGGGGCTTGTCTAGATCCTCACAAAGCTGGTTTTCTTGTTATTGTTGGTGGCTGCAATAAGAATCTCGAGGCATTGGATGACATGTTCTACTTACACACAG GTCTTGGCTACGATGCTAGATTTGATCAGAATGTAGGGAGGTTGTCTTTAAAGAAGCAACTGAAGATGAAATGCCAAGAACAAAGTAATGCAAGTTCCTTATACGATCAATCACTTGTGAGAATCAATGTGGATCATCAAG GAAGAGGGAATTTTGGTGTGAACTCGGGCCAATTTAATGAAGGAAAGATGATGTTTCAAGCCCGGATAACTGAGAATTACCAAGTTGGTTACACTATAGAAACTATGATTGATGGAAAACTGCTTCgtggtgttttgttttcaaacaagCATAGCTCCGTTCTGGCGACCGATCAAAGCTTTAGTAG AAAGAGGCCAGCTATGTCGAACGGCGATCAGGACAACAGATCAAAGATATCAAGAACTTTGATCCAGGATCAAGCTGATGCTATGGAAACCAAAGTTTCTCCATCAAACGGCTTGGAGGCTGGTATTGATAACATCAGCAACCCTCCGGATGTTACTGTAAACACGTTGGCAGTGGCACCACATGCAACAGAAATGGCTATTGTTTCATTTGATGCCAAGAACCAAGTTGCAACTCAACCCGATATG GGAACTGTAGATACAGCTCCATCATCAGTTCCTCAGGCAGATGAAGCATCTTTAGAATCTAGAAATGCGATAACGATAGAAGATAGAGTAATCAAGACCGGACCTGGAGAGTCATAG
- the LOC104740555 gene encoding glutathione S-transferase T3-like, with the protein MDPYRLSDENFVDLLNSQKVLNVSDNPNPPHSAQSSQPIQFSNPFSSEPPHFTSTFSSQPPHFSSTFSSQNLNFSPASDTEDCIEVEETEEDGGRGSRKRWTAEEDVNLISAWLNTSKDPVTSNEQRKYSFWQRVTRYFEANGGSAGSNARGQTQCKARWNKINHQVNKFVGCYAQACTRRKSGESEDDVLRMAYELFNNDMKKPFLLVHCWRELKHDQKWLTEECSHKRTKLASEAPTSSNDGAEKRPPGVKAAKNKGKRPTVSIDVEDGSVHKLDKIIAMKDQEQAAKEKHGKMRLLNSLLNKSELTTAEVALRDKLGFGNTNVAVEHVM; encoded by the exons atggatCCTTATCGTTTGTCAgatgaaaattttgttgatcttttgaattctcaaaaagTTCTCAACGTTTCTGATAATCCTAACCCTCCACATTCTGCTCAATCCTCTCAGCCGATTCAATTTAGCAACCCATTCTCTTCTGAGCCACCCCACTTTACCTCaacattctcttctcagccACCTCATTTTAGCTCAACATTCTCTTCTCAGAATCTTAACTTTAGCCCAGCATCCGATACTGAAGACTGTATTGAGGTCGAAGAGACTGAAGAAGACGGAGGCAGAGGAAGTAGGAAGAGGTGGACTGCAGAGGAGGATGTCAACCTCATAAGTGCTTGGTTAAACACCAGCAAGGATCCAGTTACCAGTAATGAGCAGCGGAAATATAGTTTCTGGCAGAGAGTTACAAGGTATTTCGAAGCAAATGGTGGATCAGCTGGTTCAAACGCAAGAGGGCAAACACAGTGTAAGGCTAGGTGGAACAAGATAAACCACCAagtcaacaagtttgtgggCTGTTACGCACAAGCGTGTACAAGAAGGAAGAgtggagaatcagaagatgatgtcTTGAGAATGGCTTATGAGCTTTTCAATAACGACATGAAGAAGCCATTTCTCCTTGTACATTGCTGGAGGGAGCTGAAGCACGATCAGAAATGGCTCACAGAAGAATGTAGCCACAAGCGGACTAAGCTTGCATCTGAGGCTCCTACTTCGAGTAATGATGGTGCTGAGAAGAGGCCTCCGGGAGTTAAAGCTGCTAAGAACAAAGGGAAGAGACCGACTGTTAGTATTGATGTCGAAGATGGTTCTGTCCATAAGTTAGACAAGATCATTGCAATGAAGGATCAAGAACAAGCAGCTAAAGAGAAGCATGGCAAAATGAGATTGCTAAACAGCCTGCTTAACAAGAGTGAACTAACAACTGCTGAAGTTGCTCTTAGAGACAAACTC ggtTTCGGGAACACAAATGTAGCTGTGGAACATGTCatgtga
- the LOC104740557 gene encoding cytosolic sulfotransferase 17: protein MESKSPNDVVVPELNHELASSLPSEFEKNQKHYQEIIATLPHEDGWRPKDPFVEYGGHWWLQPLLEGLLHAQKFFKARHSDFFVCSYPKTGTTWLKALTFAIVNRSKFDDSTNPLLKRNPHEFVPYIEIDFPFFPSVDVLKDQGNKLFSTHIPYDLLPESVVKSGCKIVYIWRDPKDTFVSMWTFAHKEKTQQGSLVSLEEAFDKYCQGLSPYGPYLDHVLGYWKAYKANPNQTLFLKYETMRADPSPYVKRLAEFMGYGFTKEEEEEKVVEKVVKLCSFETLKNLEANKGEKDREDRPAVYANSAYFRKGKVGDWENYLTPEMVARIDGLMKDKFKGTGFLSSI, encoded by the coding sequence ATGGAATCCAAATCTCCAAACGACGTCGTCGTACCAGAGTTGAACCACGAGTTAGCATCTTCGTTGCCATCAGAATTCGAGAAGAACCAGAAACATTACCAAGAAATCATCGCCACGCTTCCTCACGAAGATGGCTGGAGACCAAAAGATCCTTTCGTCGAGTACGGTGGTCACTGGTGGCTACAACCTCTCCTCGAAGGTTTACTCCACGCTCAGAAGTTCTTTAAAGCTCGACACAGTGATTTCTTCGTCTGCAGCTACCCAAAAACCGGCACGACTTGGCTCAAAGCCTTAACCTTTGCGATCGTAAATCGCTCCAAGTTCGACGACTCAACAAACCCTCTTCTCAAACGCAACCCTCACGAGTTTGTACCTTACATCGAAATCGATTTCccgtttttcccaagtgttgatGTTCTTAAAGACCAAGGCAACAAGCTTTTCTCCACTCACATCCCTTACGATCTCTTACCTGAATCAGTTGTGAAATCTGGTTGCAAGATTGTTTACATCTGGAGAGACCCAAAGGACACGTTTGTGTCTATGTGGACTTTTGCTCACAAGGAGAAAACACAGCAAGGATCACTCGTTAGCCTCGAGGAAGCTTTTGATAAGTATTGTCAAGGTTTATCTCCCTACGGTCCTTATCTTGATCATGTTTTAGGGTATTGGAAGGCTTACAAAGCAAACCCAAATCAGACATTGTTTCTCAAGTACGAGACTATGAGAGCTGATCCATCGCCGTATGTGAAGAGATTAGCTGAGTTTATGGGTTATGGATTCAccaaggaggaagaggaagaaaaagttGTTGAGAAAGTAGTGAAGCTTTGTAGCTTTGAGACTTTGAAGAATCTTGAAGCTAACAAAGGTGAGAAAGATAGAGAAGATCGTCCTGCTGTTTATGCCAACAGTGCTTATTTCAGGAAAGGGAAAGTTGGGGATTGGGAGAATTATCTGACTCCGGAGATGGTGGCACGTATTGATGGTTTGATGAAGGACAAGTTTAAAGGAACTGGCTTTCTTTCATCgatatga
- the LOC104740556 gene encoding probable galacturonosyltransferase 11: protein MRRWPVDHRRRGRRRLSSWIWFLLASFSLAGLVLFIVQHHHHQQDPSHLLLERDTSIEKVSPPRLNITEEVTSASSFSRQLAEQMTLAKAYVFIAKEHNNLHLAWELSSKIRSCQFLLSKAAMRGQPISLDEAKPIITGLSALIFKAQDAHYDIATTMMTMKSHIQALEERANAATVQTTIFGQLVAEALPKSLHCVMIKLTSDWLTEPSRHELADENRNSPRLVDNNLYHFCIFSDNLIATSVVVNSTVSNADHPKQLVFHIVTNRVSYKAMQAWFLSNDFKGSAIEIRSIEEFSWLNASYSPVVKQLLDSDARAYYFGEQTSQDTISEPKVRNPKYLSLLNHLRFYIPEIYPQLEKIVFLDDDVVVQKDLTPLFSLDLHGNVNGAVETCLEAFHRYYKYLNFSNPLISSKFDPQACGWAFGMNVFDLIAWRKANVTARYHYWQEQNRERTLWKLGTLPPGLLSFYGLTEPLDRRWHVLGLGYDVNIDNRLIETAAVIHYNGNMKPWLKLAIGRYKPFWLKFLNSSHPYLQDCVTA, encoded by the exons ATGAGGCGTTGGCCGGTGGATCACCGGCGGCGAGGTAGAAGGAGATTGTCGAGCTGGATATGGTTTCTCcttgcttctttctctctcgctgGATTAGTTCTCTTCATTGTTcagcatcatcaccatcaacaaGATCCATCTCACCTTTTACTT gAGAGAGACACAAGCATCGAAAAGGTATCTCCTCCCCGTTTAAACATCACAGAAGAGGTCACAAGTGCTTCCTCATTCTCTAGGCAGTTAGCAGAGCAAATGACGCTTGCCAAAGCTTATGTTTTTATAGCCAAAGAGCACAATAATCTTCATTTAGCTTGGGAATTGAGTTCTAAGATCAGGAGTTGTCAGTTCTTGCTCTCAAAAGCAGCAATGAGAGGACAACCTATTTCATTAGATGAGGCGAAACCGATTATTACTGGTCTATCAGCTCTTATCTTCAAAGCACAAGATGCACATTACGACATTGCCACCACAATGATGACCATGAAATCTCACATCCAAGCCCTTGAAGAGCGTGCAAATGCAGCCACCGTTCAAACCACGATATTTGGGCAATTGGTTGCCGAGGCACTACCAAAGAGCCTCCATTGTGTGATGATCAAGCTCACATCTGATTGGTTAACAGAGCCATCTCGCCATGAACTGGCAGATGAGAACAGAAACTCACCTAGACTTGTTGACAACAACCTCTACCATTTCTGCATCTTCTCGGATAATTTGATTGCCACCTCGGTTGTTGTCAATTCAACTGTCTCAAATGCTGATCATCCGAAACAGCTTGTTTTCCACATAGTGACAAATCGAGTGAGCTACAAAGCTATGCAGGCCTGGTTTTTAAGTAATGACTTCAAGGGCTCAGCTATAGAGATCAGGAGCATAGAGGAGTTTTCTTGGTTGAATGCTTCATATTCTCCTGTTGTTAAGCAACTGCTGGACTCAGATGCAAGAGCGTACTATTTCGGGGAACAGACAAGTCAAGATACGATTTCCGAGCCAAAAGTGAGAAATCCAAAGTACTTGTCATTACTAAACCATCTCAGATTTTACATTCCCGAGATCTATCCACAGCTAGAGAAGATCGTTTTCctagatgatgatgttgttgttcaGAAAGATTTGACTCCACTCTTCTCCTTGGATCTCCATGGAAACGTCAATGGAGCTGTGGAAACATGTCTTGAAGCCTTTCACCGTTATTACAAGTATCTAAATTTCTCGAACCCTCTCATCAGCTCAAAGTTCGACCCGCAAGCATGTGGATGGGCTTTTGGCATGAACGTTTTTGATCTGATCGCTTGGAGGAAAGCGAACGTGACTGCTAGGTATCATTACTGGCAAGAGCAGAATAGAGAACGAACGCTATGGAAACTCGGGACACTCCCTCCAGGTCTACTGTCTTTCTATGGTCTTACAGAGCCACTGGACAGAAGATGGCATGTCTTGGGTTTAGGTTACGATGTGAACATTGATAACCGGCTGATTGAAACCGCAGCTGTGATTCACTATAATGGTAACATGAAGCCTTGGCTAAAGCTGGCCATTGGTAGATATAAACCTTTCTGGTTAAAGTTTTTGAACTCGAGCCATCCTTATTTACAAGATTGTGTCACAGCTTGA
- the LOC109124467 gene encoding tip elongation aberrant protein 1-like isoform X1 has translation MVYLLLLCLVVFVAAKQVWTQPIINGTPPTPRDSHSCTTVGDNLFVFGGTDGIKPLNDLHILDTSSHTWRCPSVRGEGPEAREGHSATLVGKRLFVFGGCGKSSDINDEIYYNDLYVLNTETFVWKRAVTMGNPPSARDSHSCSSWKNKIVVIGGEDGHDYYLSDVHILDTDTLIWKELNTSGQLLTPRAGHVSVSLGRTFFVFGGFTDAQNLYDDLYVLDVETCVWSKVLTMGEGPSARFSSAGACLDPHKAGFLVIVGGCNKNLEALDDMFYLHTGLGYDARFDQNVGRLSLKKQLKMKCQEQSNASSLYDQSLVRINVDHQGRGNFGVNSGQFNEGKMMFQARITENYQVGYTIETMIDGKLLRGVLFSNKHSSVLATDQSFSRKRPAMSNGDQDNRSKISRTLIQDQADAMETKVSPSNGLEAGIDNISNPPDVTVNTLAVAPHATEMAIVSFDAKNQVATQPDMGTVDTAPSSVPQADEASLESRNAITIEDRVIKTGPGES, from the exons ATGGTTTACTTGCTCTTACTGTGTTTAGTGGTCTTTGTTGCAGCAAAGCAGGTATGGACTCAGCCAATTATCAATGGCACACCTCCTACTCCTAGGGACAGTCACAGCTGTACAACCGTCGGAGACaacttgtttgtgtttggtggtACTGATGGAATAAAACCTCTCAACGATTTGCACATTCTAGATACTT CTTCACATACTTGGAGATGCCCGAGTGTTAGGGGAGAGGGACCTGAGGCAAGAGAAGGTCATAGCGCTACGTTGGTTGGTAAAAGGCTGTTTGTCTTTGGTGGCTGTGGGAAATCTTCTGATATTAATGACGAAATCTATTATAATGACCTTTACGTACTTAATACAG AGACTTTTGTGTGGAAACGTGCTGTTACAATGGGGAATCCTCCATCTGCGCGGGATAGCCACTCTTGCTCATcgtggaaaaacaaaattgttgtaATAGGTGGTGAAGATGGACATGACTACTATCTGTCTGATGTTCATATCCTTGATACAG ATACACTCATATGGAAGGAGCTGAATACTTCAGGGCAGTTGTTGACACCTCGAGCTGGTCATGTTTCTGTTTCACTTGGGAGGACCTTTTTTGTGTTTGGAGGGTTTACGGATGCTCAGAATCTTTACGATGACCTCTATGTGCTTGATGTCG AGACGTGTGTATGGTCCAAGGTCCTCACCATGGGAGAAGGTCCATCTGCTAGGTTCTCTTCTGCAGGGGCTTGTCTAGATCCTCACAAAGCTGGTTTTCTTGTTATTGTTGGTGGCTGCAATAAGAATCTCGAGGCATTGGATGACATGTTCTACTTACACACAG GTCTTGGCTACGATGCTAGATTTGATCAGAATGTAGGGAGGTTGTCTTTAAAGAAGCAACTGAAGATGAAATGCCAAGAACAAAGTAATGCAAGTTCCTTATACGATCAATCACTTGTGAGAATCAATGTGGATCATCAAG GAAGAGGGAATTTTGGTGTGAACTCGGGCCAATTTAATGAAGGAAAGATGATGTTTCAAGCCCGGATAACTGAGAATTACCAAGTTGGTTACACTATAGAAACTATGATTGATGGAAAACTGCTTCgtggtgttttgttttcaaacaagCATAGCTCCGTTCTGGCGACCGATCAAAGCTTTAGTAG AAAGAGGCCAGCTATGTCGAACGGCGATCAGGACAACAGATCAAAGATATCAAGAACTTTGATCCAGGATCAAGCTGATGCTATGGAAACCAAAGTTTCTCCATCAAACGGCTTGGAGGCTGGTATTGATAACATCAGCAACCCTCCGGATGTTACTGTAAACACGTTGGCAGTGGCACCACATGCAACAGAAATGGCTATTGTTTCATTTGATGCCAAGAACCAAGTTGCAACTCAACCCGATATG GGAACTGTAGATACAGCTCCATCATCAGTTCCTCAGGCAGATGAAGCATCTTTAGAATCTAGAAATGCGATAACGATAGAAGATAGAGTAATCAAGACCGGACCTGGAGAGTCATAG
- the LOC104740558 gene encoding RHOMBOID-like protein 12, mitochondrial, whose product MNAILCRRVVVDSSSRLTKWLTNPTTQTHPNRQTFTSLYQPSQSRHFRTHHLPSSPSSPPPVSRFDPSLLWRSEKIRGFFSSALGNKAAKLGNLVESSRVGFIGSRFPKKGFEFERFSGFQRRGGGWKHWLQGLSDRDVVLGLVLANTGVFLMWRVFNQQFMMNNFMISLDNFTSGRLHTLITSAFSHIDIGHIVSNMIGLYFFGTSIARNFGPQFLLKLYIAGALGGSVFYLIHHAYLAATSPKGGGAFMRDPSRTPGLGASGAVNAIMLLDIFLHPTATLYLEFIIPVPAMLLGIFLIGKDILRITEGNSNISGSAHLGGAAVAAIAWAGIRKGRIRF is encoded by the exons atgaACGCGATTCTATGCCGTAGAGTGGTCGTCGACTCATCTTCGCGTCTCACCAAATGGCTTACGAACCCAACGACTCAGACTCACCCAAATCGTCAGACTTTCACTTCTCTCTACCAACCGAGCCAGAGCCGCCATTTTCGAACACACCATCTCCCTTCGAGCCCATCCTCTCCTCCTCCCGTGAGCCGCTTTGACCCTTCCCTGCTATGGCGATCGGAGAAAATTCGTGGGTTTTTCTCGAGCGCTTTAGGGAACAAAGCTGCGAAATTGGGGAATCTCGTGGAATCTTCCAGAGTTGGGTTCATTGGTTCTCGGTTTCCCAAAAAGGGTTTCGAATTCGAGAGGTTCTCTGGGTTCCAAAGGCGTGGCGGTGGCTG GAAGCATTGGCTTCAAGGATTATCAGATCGTGACGTTGTTCTTGGATTAGTTTTAGCTAACACTGGTGTGTTTTTGATGTGGCGTGTTTTTAATCAACAGTTCATGATGAATAATTTCATG ATATCGTTGGACAATTTCACCAGTGGGCGTCTACACACTCTGATCACTTCAGCATTCAGTCATATTGATATTGGACATATCGTCTCAAACATGATTGGACTCTACTTTTTTGGAACCAGT ATCGCTAGAAACTTTGGTCCTCAGTTCCTTTTGAAGCTGTACATTGCTGGAGCGCTTGGTGGCTCTGTTTTCTACCTGATTCACCATGCTTATCTGGCTGCAACATCGCCCAAG GGCGGAGGAGCTTTCATGAGGGATCCATCGAGAACCCCGGGACTG GGCGCAAGTGGAGCCGTGAATGCCATCATGCTGCTTGATATCTTCCTGCACCCAACAGCTACTCTATACTTAGAATTTATCATTCCAGTTCCGGCAATGTTGCTT GGTATCTTCCTCATAGGAAAAGACATTCTAAGGATAACAGAG GGAAACAGTAACATATCAGGTTCGGCTCATCTGGGAGGAGCTGCAGTTGCAGCCATCGCCTGGGCTGGGATTAGGAAAGGCCGCATCCGCTTTTGA